A region of Salmo salar chromosome ssa17, Ssal_v3.1, whole genome shotgun sequence DNA encodes the following proteins:
- the LOC106597166 gene encoding N-acylneuraminate cytidylyltransferase-like, with protein MITKQGFTSVFSVVRQHHFRWQEVKKGGSVATQPLNLDPSNRPRRQDWDGELCENGSFYIYTRATTERGLQGGKWAYYEMLPEYSVDIDVDIDWPVAEQRVLRFGYFGLDKPEMFGYFGLDKPEMFGYFGLDKPEMFGYFGLDKPEMFGYFGLDKPEMFGYFGLDKPEMYFSPSAQNSMKTEQLKYNLGILPSSWSFLKAMKKT; from the exons ATGATCACTAAGCAGGGCTTCACGTCCGTCTTCTCTGTGGTCCGACAACACCACTTCCGCTGGCAGGAGGTGAAGAAAGGAG gtAGTGTAGCCACCCAGCCTCTGAACTTAGACCCGTCTAACAGGCCCCGGAGACAGGACTGGGATGGAGAGCTGTGTGAGAACGGATCTTTCTACATTTATACCAGAGCGACGACAGAGAGAGGCCTGCAG GGGGGGAAGTGGGCTTACTATGAGATGCTGCCAGAGTACAGTGTGGATATTGATGTGGATATCGACTGGCCCGTGGCAGAACAGAGAGTACTGAG GTTTGGTTACTTTGGTCTGGACAAGCCTGAGAT GTTTGGTTACTTTGGTCTGGACAAGCCTGAGAT GTTTGGTTACTTTGGTCTGGACAAGCCTGAGAt GTTTGGTTACTTTGGTCTGGACAAGCCTGAGAt GTTTGGTTACTTTGGTCTGGACAAGCCTGAGAt GTTTGGTTACTTTGGCCTGGACAAGCCTGAGATGTATTTCTCT CCATCAGCCCAGAACAGCATGAAGACAGAACAGCTAAAATATAATCTGGGAATCCTTCCTTCCTCATGGAGCTTTTTGAAG GCTATGAAAAAGACATGA